Proteins from a genomic interval of Oncorhynchus nerka isolate Pitt River linkage group LG13, Oner_Uvic_2.0, whole genome shotgun sequence:
- the LOC115140600 gene encoding transcriptional and immune response regulator-like: protein MSNYVVSSDSRRVSPSVHGNKFDTAHRKKAVPNIFENVNQDALMRLFQKTGDMKAEERVRSIFSFTQDPAETAKALMALKQRKKDKFLQIVGMVRHMLKLR from the coding sequence ATGTCTAACTACGTTGTATCCTCCGACTCTCGCCGTGTCAGTCCATCGGTCCACGGGAACAAATTCGACACGGCGCACCGCAAGAAGGCCGTTCCCAACATATTCGAGAATGTCAACCAGGACGCACTGATGAGGCTGTTCCAGAAAACGGGGGACATGAAagcggaggagagggtgaggagcatcttctccttcacccaagaTCCAGCGGAGACGGCCAAAGCCCTGATGGCGCTCAAGCAGCGAAAGAAGGACAAGTTCCTCCAGATTGTAGGCATGGTTCGCCACATGCTGAAACTGCGTTGA